The proteins below are encoded in one region of Lactuca sativa cultivar Salinas chromosome 3, Lsat_Salinas_v11, whole genome shotgun sequence:
- the LOC128132710 gene encoding uncharacterized protein LOC128132710, translating to MLTVDFSNAFNLVDRSALLDEVRLRCPSISLWVEFLYGQAARLYLGNTHIRSSTGVQQGDPLGPLLFAIVLHPLLHKIRDNCKLLLHAWYLDDGTLIGDSEEVTKALDIITVIGPKLGLQLNIKKTELFWPSCDGRKLREGLFSADIGRLPFGVKLLGGAVSRDVSFIHSLAIKRAVIAVNLMRLLPQLSDLQSELLLLRSCMGVAKLFFGLRTCQPVHMEEAAIFFDNGLRVAIEDIVVCGGPFFGDIQWRIASLPIRFGGLGLYSAVEATSYAFVASRAQSWVLQDHILRDSGIHGMDSDYDCALAALRNKLPEFDLNNFTTKDTAPPPPS from the coding sequence ATGCTTACTGTGGACTTCTCTAATGCCTTTAACCTTGTTGACAGATCCGCGTTACTTGATGAGGTCAGATTGAGGTGTCCATCTATTTCCTTGTGGGTCGAATTCCTATATGGTCAAGCAGCAAGGTTATATCTAGGCAACACACATATCAGGTCTTCTACTGGGGTTCAACAAGGAGATCCCTTGGGACCACTTCTCTTTGCCATTGTGTTGCACCCGCTCTTGCATAAAATTAGAGACAATTGCAAGCTTCTTCTCCATGCCTGGTACTTGGATGATGGCACACTTATCGGAGATTCGGAGGAGGTGACCAAAGCATTGGACATCATTACGGTGATTGGCCCAAAATTGGGCCTTCAgctgaatatcaagaaaaccgaGCTCTTTTGGCCCTCGTGTGATGGTAGGAAGTTACGGGAGGGGCTATTTTCGGCAGACATTGGGAGGCTGCCTTTTGGGGTGAAACTTCTTGGGGGAGCTGTTAGTAGAGATGTTAGTTTCATTCACAGCCTAGCCATAAAGAGAGCTGTAATCGCTGTGAATTTGATGCGCCTTCTTCCACAATTGTCTGACCTCCAGAGtgagctccttcttcttcggtcTTGTATGGGTGTTGCTAAGCTTTTCTTTGGGTTGAGGACGTGCCAACCCGTTCACATGGAAGAGGCGGCAATATTCTTTGACAATGGATTGCGCGTGGCGAttgaggacattgtggtttgtggGGGCCCTTTCTTTGGTGACATACAATGGCGAATTGCTTCCTTACCCATTAGGTTTGGGGGTTTGGGTTTATACTCGGCAGTAGAGGCTACCTCCTATGCTTTTGTTGCCTCAAGGGCCCAATCTTGGGTATTGCAAGACCATATCTTACGGGATAGCGGTATACATGGtatggattctgattatgatTGTGCCTTGGCAGCTCTTCGCAACAAGCTTCCAGAATTTGACCTTAACAAttttactactaaagacaccgcccccccccccccctcctaa